Part of the Nocardia higoensis genome, AGGGGGTGTGCCAGTGCAGGCGGCGGGCTTGTTCGGCCCAGAATTCCAGTGGGTCGGTGCGGGCTCGGTCGTAGAGGGAGCTGTCGGCGTTGGCCTGCGCGACGAACTCCGCCGACGGCGGGTAGGAAATGGTGGTGGTGGCGTCGCGGTCGATGCCTGCACTGGTCAACGT contains:
- a CDS encoding acetyl-coenzyme A synthetase N-terminal domain-containing protein, whose protein sequence is MTSAGIDRDATTTISYPPSAEFVAQANADSSLYDRARTDPLEFWAEQARRLHWHTP